A region from the uncultured Stenotrophomonas sp. genome encodes:
- a CDS encoding Sporulation domain protein, with amino-acid sequence MPPDPPSVDTPLKQRLIGAIVLVALAVIFLPMLIKDPAPDSGSAQDVPLRAPDAPSDGQFETRELPLVAPNAPASGSATGMPAAQPESSAAAPATDDGRALPPAVAAGDYAVNFGAYATEADADAVIAHLKTAGLPGFRQPDTINGRQAWRVRIGPYADRAQAELVRLEAGKVRSDVNAQVVVLDADKGAPAASPVRTETLPPQEAKPVAAAKPETRPEPRPAAPKPEAAKPALPERSTTTVSTAPAASGVGFAVQLGAFTQSAGANALRDKVRAAGFSAFTDQVRRGDGVVLHRVRVGPVANRAEAEQLKAQVAAKVGIPGIVSPHP; translated from the coding sequence ATGCCGCCGGACCCGCCTTCCGTGGATACCCCCCTGAAACAGCGACTGATTGGTGCCATCGTGCTGGTGGCGCTGGCCGTGATCTTCCTGCCCATGCTGATCAAGGACCCGGCACCGGACAGCGGCAGTGCGCAGGACGTGCCGCTGCGCGCCCCCGACGCTCCTTCCGACGGCCAGTTCGAGACCCGCGAGCTGCCGCTGGTGGCGCCCAACGCGCCGGCGTCCGGCAGTGCCACCGGCATGCCGGCGGCGCAGCCGGAGTCCAGTGCGGCCGCGCCGGCGACGGACGACGGCCGTGCGCTGCCGCCGGCCGTTGCCGCCGGTGATTACGCGGTCAATTTCGGCGCCTATGCGACCGAGGCCGACGCCGATGCGGTGATCGCGCACCTGAAGACGGCCGGACTCCCCGGCTTCCGCCAGCCGGACACCATCAACGGCCGCCAGGCCTGGCGGGTGCGCATCGGCCCCTATGCCGACCGCGCGCAGGCCGAACTGGTGCGGCTGGAAGCGGGCAAGGTGCGCAGCGACGTGAATGCGCAGGTGGTGGTGCTCGACGCCGACAAGGGCGCGCCGGCCGCATCGCCGGTACGGACCGAGACATTGCCGCCGCAGGAGGCCAAACCGGTGGCGGCCGCGAAGCCGGAAACCCGACCCGAACCCAGGCCCGCCGCGCCGAAGCCGGAAGCCGCCAAGCCGGCGCTGCCCGAGCGCAGCACGACCACGGTGAGCACCGCGCCGGCCGCCAGTGGCGTCGGCTTCGCGGTGCAGTTGGGTGCGTTCACCCAGTCCGCGGGCGCCAATGCATTGCGCGACAAGGTGCGCGCGGCGGGCTTCAGTGCCTTCACCGACCAGGTGCGCAGGGGCGATGGCGTGGTGTTGCACCGTGTCCGCGTCGGGCCGGTGGCCAACCGCGCCGAGGCCGAGCAGCTCAAGGCGCAGGTGGCGGCGAAGGTCGGCATTCCGGGCATCGTCAGTCCACACCCCTGA
- a CDS encoding Uncharacterized membrane protein, required for colicin V production, translating to MIDMVLLAVIGLSALLGLMKGFVGIVVGTLSWLLSGWAAFRFGGHAARWLAEGAAPSLTHYLGGYALVFVGVLVLVAVTGMLLRSAVDATRLNGTDRALGFGLGVLRGGLFACVLVLLMGFTPLPREAEWSRSKVLPVLLPGAEWMRAQLPDLSVPGMDLDALAPADLGNLPMTGDNAALNDMMKGSGLPDMVSRALGKPAPDATDAAHRQDPARALPSNIDPAQVRPGQPDPARVEAQGQARPPSR from the coding sequence ATGATCGACATGGTGCTATTGGCCGTGATCGGGCTGTCGGCCTTGCTGGGCCTGATGAAGGGCTTCGTCGGCATCGTCGTGGGCACGCTGTCGTGGTTGCTGTCGGGCTGGGCCGCGTTCCGGTTCGGGGGCCATGCCGCGCGCTGGCTCGCCGAGGGCGCGGCGCCGTCGCTGACCCACTACCTGGGTGGCTACGCACTGGTTTTCGTCGGCGTGCTGGTGCTGGTGGCGGTGACCGGCATGCTGCTGCGCAGTGCGGTCGATGCCACCCGGCTCAACGGCACCGACCGCGCGCTGGGCTTCGGCCTGGGCGTGCTGCGCGGCGGGCTGTTCGCCTGCGTGCTGGTGCTGCTGATGGGCTTCACGCCGTTGCCGCGCGAGGCCGAGTGGAGCCGGTCGAAGGTGCTGCCGGTGCTGCTGCCCGGCGCCGAATGGATGCGTGCGCAGTTGCCGGACCTGTCCGTGCCCGGCATGGATCTGGATGCCTTGGCGCCGGCGGACTTGGGGAACCTGCCGATGACAGGCGATAATGCCGCGCTCAACGACATGATGAAGGGTAGTGGGCTGCCGGACATGGTGAGCCGGGCGCTGGGGAAACCCGCGCCGGACGCCACCGATGCCGCCCACCGGCAGGACCCTGCGAGGGCGTTGCCCTCCAATATCGACCCCGCGCAGGTGCGCCCGGGTCAACCCGACCCGGCGCGGGTCGAGGCACAGGGCCAGGCACGGCCACCTTCACGTTAA
- the purF gene encoding amidophosphoribosyltransferase (Evidence 2a : Function of homologous gene experimentally demonstrated in an other organism; Product type e : enzyme) translates to MCGIVGIVGNQNVAGQLYDGLTVLQHRGQDAAGIATVHGTRLRVEKANGLVRDVFDERRMGVLQGRIGIAHVRYPTAGSEGTDEAQPFYVNSPYGIALAHNGNLINTEALRQQVFEADRRNINTDSDSEVLLNVFAYELDAQRMLTPEAAIRAVAGVHRRCKGGYAVVSVVLGLGLVAFRDPHGIRPLVLGKRSHAEGDEYIVASESVALDVLGFERVRDVLPGEALVITERGELFAEVCAPNTQQTPCIFEYVYFARPDSMIDNVSVHKARMRMGQKLGEKILRLRPDHDIDTIIPIPDTSRDAALEISNVLGVKYREGFVKNRYVGRTFIMPGQGERVKSVRRKLNPIHLEFRNRVVLLVDDSIVRGTTSQQIVQMARDAGARKVYLASAAPPVRHPNIYGIDMPAAEELVAHERSVEDIEKYLGCDWLVYQDLEDLEAAVREGNPELKGFDSSCFNGHYVTGIEPGYFERIQQLRSDEAKNKRRA, encoded by the coding sequence ATGTGTGGCATCGTCGGAATCGTCGGCAACCAGAACGTCGCCGGGCAGCTCTATGACGGCCTGACCGTCCTCCAGCACCGCGGCCAGGACGCGGCCGGCATCGCCACCGTGCACGGCACCCGCCTGCGCGTGGAAAAGGCCAACGGGCTGGTGCGCGACGTGTTCGACGAACGCCGCATGGGCGTACTGCAGGGCCGTATCGGCATCGCCCACGTGCGCTACCCCACCGCCGGCTCGGAAGGCACCGACGAGGCGCAGCCGTTCTACGTCAACTCGCCCTATGGCATCGCGCTGGCGCACAACGGCAACCTGATCAACACCGAGGCGCTGCGCCAGCAGGTGTTCGAGGCCGACCGACGCAACATCAACACCGACTCGGACAGCGAGGTGCTGCTGAACGTGTTCGCCTACGAGCTGGATGCGCAGCGCATGCTGACCCCGGAAGCGGCGATCCGCGCGGTGGCCGGCGTGCACCGCCGCTGCAAGGGCGGCTACGCGGTGGTCAGCGTGGTGCTGGGGCTGGGGCTGGTGGCGTTCCGCGACCCGCACGGCATCCGCCCGCTGGTGCTGGGCAAGCGTAGCCACGCCGAGGGCGACGAATACATCGTCGCTTCCGAATCGGTGGCGCTGGACGTGCTCGGCTTCGAGCGCGTGCGCGACGTGCTGCCGGGCGAGGCGCTGGTCATCACCGAGCGCGGCGAACTGTTCGCCGAGGTCTGCGCGCCCAACACGCAGCAGACCCCGTGCATCTTCGAGTACGTGTACTTCGCGCGCCCGGATTCGATGATCGACAACGTCTCGGTGCACAAGGCGCGCATGCGCATGGGCCAGAAGCTGGGCGAGAAGATCCTGCGCCTGCGCCCGGACCACGACATCGACACCATCATCCCGATCCCGGACACCTCGCGCGACGCGGCGCTGGAAATCTCCAACGTGCTCGGCGTGAAGTACCGCGAGGGCTTCGTCAAGAACCGCTACGTCGGCCGCACCTTCATCATGCCGGGGCAGGGCGAGCGGGTGAAATCGGTGCGCCGCAAGCTCAACCCGATCCATCTCGAATTCCGCAACCGCGTGGTGCTCCTGGTGGACGACTCGATCGTGCGCGGCACCACCAGCCAGCAGATCGTGCAGATGGCGCGCGATGCAGGCGCGCGCAAGGTCTACCTGGCCAGCGCCGCGCCGCCGGTACGCCACCCGAACATCTACGGCATCGACATGCCGGCGGCCGAGGAACTGGTGGCGCACGAGCGCAGCGTCGAGGACATCGAGAAGTACCTAGGCTGCGACTGGCTGGTCTACCAGGATCTTGAAGACCTCGAAGCGGCGGTGCGCGAAGGCAACCCGGAACTGAAGGGGTTCGATTCGTCCTGCTTCAACGGCCACTACGTCACCGGCATCGAGCCGGGGTATTTCGAGCGCATCCAGCAGCTGCGCTCGGACGAGGCCAAGAACAAGCGCCGCGCGTGA
- a CDS encoding conserved hypothetical protein (Evidence 4 : Homologs of previously reported genes of unknown function) yields the protein MILPNPHPNPSPEGRRASSTNLLEAASICLAEADPLEKVALTQHYAALFRAGQLKLPAQASDPEPIGMPGRPAQLVLVHPRDLPRRGLGNPEGRAAFIHAIAHIELNAIDLAWDAVYRFRGLPGSFHADWVSCADDESRHFMLLRERLLAHGHDYADFPAHNGLWEMCEKTAHDGLARMALVPRVLEARGLDVTPGMIAKLRALGDDATADVLEVILREEVAHVAAGSRWYRWYCERAGVEPRARFKELLREYAGGYLHGLAPVRRVRCAAPATGPRTGASRRLPARPVQHRSTPAGRFRRGRTGESGRTGRLNAAFVVGLKPAAVSTWTVNIETLREIVRIFR from the coding sequence ATGATTCTGCCGAACCCTCACCCCAACCCCTCTCCCGAAGGGAGAAGGGCTTCAAGTACCAACTTGCTTGAAGCTGCAAGCATCTGCCTGGCTGAAGCCGACCCGCTCGAAAAAGTCGCCCTCACCCAGCACTACGCCGCACTGTTCCGCGCCGGCCAACTCAAGCTGCCGGCACAGGCTTCCGATCCCGAGCCGATCGGCATGCCCGGCCGCCCCGCGCAGCTGGTGCTGGTGCACCCGCGTGACCTGCCGCGGCGCGGCCTCGGCAACCCGGAAGGCCGCGCCGCCTTCATCCACGCCATCGCCCACATCGAGCTGAATGCCATCGACCTGGCCTGGGACGCGGTATACCGCTTCCGCGGCCTGCCGGGCAGTTTCCACGCCGACTGGGTGAGCTGCGCCGATGACGAGTCGCGCCACTTCATGCTGCTGCGCGAGCGCCTGCTCGCGCACGGCCACGACTATGCCGATTTCCCCGCCCACAACGGCCTGTGGGAAATGTGCGAGAAGACCGCGCACGACGGACTGGCGCGCATGGCGCTGGTACCGCGCGTGCTGGAGGCGCGTGGGCTGGACGTGACCCCGGGCATGATCGCCAAGCTGCGCGCGCTCGGCGACGACGCCACCGCAGACGTGCTGGAGGTGATCCTGCGCGAGGAAGTGGCCCACGTCGCCGCCGGCTCGCGCTGGTACCGCTGGTACTGCGAGCGCGCCGGCGTCGAGCCGCGCGCCCGCTTCAAGGAACTGCTGCGCGAATACGCCGGCGGCTACCTGCACGGCCTGGCGCCAGTTCGGCGGGTTCGATGCGCAGCACCAGCAACAGGCCCCCGAACTGGCGCAAGCCGGCGGCTACCTGCACGGCCCGTTCAACATCGAAGCACGCCTGCTGGCCGGTTTCGACGAGGACGAACTGGCGAATCTGGTCGAACAGGCAGGCTGAACGCCGCGTTCGTGGTGGGCCTGAAGCCGGCCGCCGTCTCCACCTGGACCGTTAACATCGAAACCCTCCGCGAGATCGTGAGGATATTCCGATGA
- a CDS encoding conserved hypothetical protein (Evidence 4 : Homologs of previously reported genes of unknown function), translating into MKPLYSLLCAIPMAALPGCSPPTEPGDAEASPVVESPAQNELAADVPADLQAIGTEPFWSVKVEGDVLVYTTPETMDAPRRLQATRSIDADGLHLLGEDAGVPFRLDVRSEACSDGMSDHEYPFSASFVLDDSTMKGCAFDQVSPPPPQ; encoded by the coding sequence ATGAAACCGTTGTATTCATTGCTTTGTGCGATACCGATGGCGGCCTTGCCGGGGTGCAGCCCGCCGACGGAACCGGGGGATGCCGAAGCATCGCCGGTTGTCGAGTCACCGGCGCAGAATGAGCTTGCCGCGGACGTCCCGGCGGACCTGCAGGCCATCGGCACCGAACCGTTCTGGAGCGTGAAGGTGGAGGGCGATGTACTGGTCTACACCACGCCGGAAACGATGGATGCGCCGCGCCGGTTGCAGGCCACGCGCAGCATCGATGCCGATGGCTTGCATCTGCTGGGTGAGGACGCGGGTGTGCCGTTCCGGCTGGATGTGCGGAGTGAGGCTTGTTCGGATGGCATGTCCGACCACGAATACCCGTTCAGCGCATCCTTCGTGCTGGATGACAGCACCATGAAGGGCTGCGCTTTCGATCAAGTCTCGCCGCCACCCCCGCAGTGA
- the lpxH gene encoding UDP-2,3-diacylglucosamine hydrolase codes for MPGMTTLFISDLHLDPSRPAITDLFLDFLRGQARQAEALYILGDLFEAWIGDDTPSPAADAVAVALRELADAGVPVFFIRGNRDFLLGEDYARRAGMRILPDPCVVPLYGKPVLLQHGDLLCTDDVAYQAFRTQTRDPAFIAQFLSQPLEARIAFAQKARAASQARQSEMKQGNQAQFETVTDVAPAEVVATFRRYGVDTMIHGHTHRPAVHAVPVGDASCTRIVLGDWYEQGSVLRVDAEGFKLEALG; via the coding sequence ATGCCCGGCATGACCACGCTGTTCATTTCCGACCTGCATCTGGACCCCAGCCGTCCGGCCATCACCGACCTGTTCCTCGACTTCCTGCGCGGGCAAGCGCGCCAGGCCGAGGCGCTGTACATCCTCGGCGACCTGTTCGAGGCATGGATCGGCGACGACACCCCCTCGCCCGCCGCCGACGCGGTGGCCGTGGCGCTGCGCGAGCTGGCCGACGCCGGCGTGCCGGTGTTCTTCATCCGCGGCAACCGCGACTTCCTGCTCGGCGAGGACTACGCCCGGCGTGCCGGCATGCGCATCCTGCCCGACCCCTGCGTGGTCCCGCTGTACGGCAAGCCGGTGCTGCTGCAGCACGGCGACCTGCTGTGCACCGACGACGTCGCCTACCAGGCCTTCCGCACGCAAACCCGCGACCCGGCCTTCATCGCCCAGTTCCTGTCGCAGCCGCTGGAAGCGCGCATCGCCTTCGCGCAGAAGGCACGCGCGGCCAGCCAAGCGCGCCAGTCGGAAATGAAGCAAGGCAACCAAGCCCAGTTCGAAACCGTCACCGACGTGGCCCCGGCCGAGGTCGTCGCCACGTTCCGCCGCTACGGCGTGGACACGATGATCCACGGCCACACCCACCGCCCGGCCGTGCACGCGGTGCCGGTGGGCGACGCCAGCTGCACCCGCATCGTGCTCGGCGACTGGTACGAACAGGGTTCGGTGCTGCGGGTGGATGCCGAAGGCTTCAAGCTGGAAGCCCTGGGCTGA
- a CDS encoding conserved membrane hypothetical protein (Evidence 4 : Homologs of previously reported genes of unknown function) codes for MRLLPPDALLARETRWCRQANRFCRHRGIRTLFATLSRLGDGVFWYLLMGALVLADGMDGLRASAHMAATGVVALTLYKVLKRWTRRPRPFAADLRIRAWVAPLDEYSFPSGHTLHAVSFTVVALAWYPWLAPLLLPFSAGVALSRVVLGLHYPSDVLAATGIALLLGAASLQLWPLPF; via the coding sequence ATGCGCTTGCTGCCGCCTGACGCCCTGCTCGCCCGCGAAACCCGCTGGTGCCGGCAGGCCAACCGCTTTTGCCGCCACCGCGGCATCCGCACCCTGTTCGCGACGCTCAGCCGCCTCGGCGACGGCGTGTTCTGGTACCTGCTGATGGGCGCACTGGTGCTGGCCGACGGCATGGACGGCCTGCGCGCCTCGGCGCACATGGCCGCCACCGGCGTGGTCGCACTGACTCTGTACAAAGTGCTCAAGCGCTGGACCCGGCGCCCGCGCCCGTTCGCCGCCGACCTGCGCATCCGTGCCTGGGTCGCGCCACTGGACGAATACAGCTTCCCTTCCGGGCACACCCTGCACGCGGTGTCGTTCACCGTGGTGGCGCTGGCCTGGTACCCGTGGCTGGCGCCGCTGCTGCTGCCGTTCAGCGCCGGCGTGGCGCTGTCGCGCGTGGTGCTGGGCCTGCACTACCCCAGCGACGTACTGGCCGCGACCGGCATCGCCCTGCTGCTGGGCGCCGCCTCGCTGCAGCTGTGGCCGCTGCCGTTCTGA
- a CDS encoding Glycosyl transferase group 1, with amino-acid sequence MRYAIVTETYPPEVNGVALTVQGLERGLRARGHEVEVIRPRQVDDTAQTHELLVRGMALPRYPGLRFGLPVPGRLARHWRRHRPDAVYIATEGPLGWSALRSARRLGIPFATGLHTRFDSYLPDYGAAWLQPAALGWMRRFHNRGDATLVPTRELHDFLLGNGFRQPRLLARAVDTTRFSPHRRDPALRREWGLDEHGLAVIHVGRIAAEKNLGLAVRAFRRLQQQRPEARFVWVGDGPLRGRIAQENPDFIFCGVQRGEALARHFASGDLFLFPSRSETFGNVTLEAMASGVATVAFDYGAAREHLQHGHSGMSVDSDERFIDAALQLAGDDDLRTLFGANASGAMQRLHPEHVVAEFEALLRELSGRRRGHALAAA; translated from the coding sequence ATGCGCTACGCCATCGTCACCGAAACCTATCCGCCGGAGGTCAACGGCGTGGCACTGACCGTGCAGGGCCTGGAGCGCGGCCTGCGCGCCCGCGGCCATGAGGTCGAAGTAATACGCCCGCGCCAGGTGGATGACACCGCGCAGACGCACGAACTGCTGGTGCGCGGCATGGCGCTGCCGCGCTACCCCGGCCTGCGCTTCGGCCTGCCCGTGCCCGGCCGGTTGGCGCGGCACTGGCGCCGGCACCGCCCCGATGCGGTCTACATCGCCACCGAAGGCCCGCTCGGCTGGTCGGCGCTGCGCAGCGCGCGCCGGCTCGGCATTCCGTTCGCCACCGGCCTGCACACCCGCTTCGACAGCTACCTGCCCGACTACGGCGCGGCCTGGCTGCAACCGGCGGCGCTGGGCTGGATGCGCCGCTTCCACAACCGCGGCGATGCCACCCTGGTCCCGACCCGCGAGCTGCACGATTTTCTGCTCGGCAATGGCTTCCGCCAGCCCCGGCTGCTGGCGCGGGCCGTGGATACCACGCGATTCTCGCCGCACCGGCGCGATCCGGCACTGCGCCGGGAATGGGGGTTGGACGAACATGGGCTGGCGGTGATCCACGTCGGCCGCATCGCCGCGGAAAAGAACCTCGGCCTGGCGGTCCGGGCCTTCCGCCGCCTCCAGCAACAGCGCCCGGAAGCGCGCTTCGTCTGGGTCGGCGACGGGCCGCTGCGTGGGCGCATCGCGCAGGAAAACCCGGATTTCATTTTCTGTGGCGTACAGCGCGGCGAAGCGCTGGCCCGCCATTTCGCCAGCGGTGACCTGTTCCTGTTCCCCAGCCGCAGCGAAACCTTCGGCAACGTCACTCTGGAAGCGATGGCCAGCGGCGTGGCCACCGTTGCCTTCGACTACGGCGCCGCGCGGGAACACCTGCAGCACGGACACAGCGGCATGAGCGTCGACAGCGACGAGCGATTCATCGACGCGGCCCTGCAACTGGCCGGCGACGACGACCTGCGCACCCTGTTCGGCGCCAATGCCAGCGGCGCGATGCAGCGGCTGCATCCGGAACACGTGGTCGCCGAGTTCGAGGCCCTGCTGCGCGAACTTTCTGGACGGAGGCGTGGCCATGCGCTTGCTGCCGCCTGA
- the ppx gene encoding Exopolyphosphatase produces MRALATNTVRQLRSPLSFLMPAETALGHAIEVVSGREEARLIYLGVAHAQPPRPGQRRLVIDIGGGSTEFIIGAGMQPLERESLQAGCIASTRRFFPGGKLSKKRWKDALTEIGAEFQPFAAKYRALGWDEALGSSGTHKAISEICAAMKLSKGAITAEALPQLREELLRAKHIDDINLPTLSSERRPIIAGGVLVLEAALQALGLQKLLVSKAAMREGILHDIVGRAGDNDPRDESVAALTRRYAIDEAQAQRVEATAQRLFEQVAEGWKLDSDDARMLGWAARLHELGLMIAHSGYHTHGSYVIEHSDIAGFSRQEQQVLAALIRTHRRNVPKAAFDALPERLLLPARRTAALLRLAVLLHRAREDDPIPTLELSIDGNALSLVLDKAFIDARPLLRADLVGEAEGIAGLGISFRPFVA; encoded by the coding sequence GTGCGCGCGCTGGCCACCAACACCGTGCGCCAGCTGCGCTCGCCGCTGTCGTTCCTGATGCCGGCCGAAACCGCGCTGGGCCATGCCATCGAGGTGGTCAGCGGCCGCGAGGAAGCGCGCCTGATCTACCTCGGCGTGGCCCACGCGCAGCCACCCAGGCCCGGCCAGCGGCGGCTGGTGATCGACATCGGCGGCGGCTCCACCGAATTCATTATCGGCGCCGGCATGCAGCCACTGGAACGTGAGAGCCTGCAGGCCGGCTGCATCGCCAGCACCCGCCGCTTTTTCCCCGGCGGCAAGCTGAGCAAGAAACGCTGGAAGGACGCACTGACCGAGATCGGCGCCGAGTTCCAGCCGTTCGCCGCCAAGTACCGCGCGCTGGGCTGGGACGAGGCGCTGGGCTCGTCCGGCACGCACAAGGCGATCAGCGAGATCTGCGCGGCGATGAAGCTGAGCAAGGGCGCGATCACCGCCGAAGCGCTGCCGCAGCTGCGCGAGGAACTGCTGCGCGCCAAGCACATCGACGACATCAACCTGCCGACGCTGTCCAGCGAACGGCGGCCGATCATCGCCGGCGGCGTGCTGGTGCTGGAAGCCGCGCTCCAGGCGCTGGGCCTGCAGAAGCTGCTGGTCAGCAAGGCGGCGATGCGCGAGGGCATCCTCCACGACATCGTCGGCCGCGCCGGCGACAACGACCCGCGCGACGAATCGGTGGCGGCGCTGACCCGGCGCTACGCCATCGACGAAGCCCAGGCGCAGCGCGTGGAAGCCACCGCGCAGCGCCTGTTCGAGCAGGTGGCCGAGGGCTGGAAGCTGGATTCGGACGACGCCCGCATGCTCGGCTGGGCCGCGCGTCTGCACGAGCTGGGGCTGATGATCGCGCACAGCGGCTACCACACCCACGGCAGCTACGTTATCGAGCACTCGGACATCGCCGGCTTCTCGCGGCAGGAGCAGCAGGTGCTGGCGGCGCTGATCCGCACCCACCGCCGCAACGTCCCCAAGGCCGCGTTCGACGCCCTGCCCGAGCGCCTGCTGCTGCCGGCCAGGCGCACCGCCGCGCTGCTGCGGCTGGCGGTGCTGCTGCATCGCGCGCGCGAGGACGACCCGATCCCGACGCTGGAACTGTCGATCGACGGCAACGCGCTGTCGCTGGTACTGGACAAGGCCTTCATCGACGCCCGCCCGCTGCTGCGCGCCGACCTGGTCGGCGAGGCCGAAGGCATCGCCGGGCTGGGCATCAGCTTCCGTCCGTTCGTGGCCTGA
- a CDS encoding hypothetical protein (Evidence 5 : No homology to any previously reported sequences), which produces MPQSSPTFPPLQDGDLLAAIDLGSNSFHMVIARYLLGQLRVVDRLRETVRMADGLDGKGGLSAEARQRALECLAGAGLAPRPALVGQPQAEQGQAGARWNAWPASASASAPSRHTGCARWPPTPCASCARRCRS; this is translated from the coding sequence ATGCCCCAGTCCTCCCCGACCTTCCCCCCCCTGCAGGATGGCGACCTGCTGGCCGCCATCGACCTGGGGTCCAACAGCTTCCACATGGTCATCGCCCGCTACCTGCTCGGCCAGCTGCGGGTGGTGGACCGCCTGCGCGAAACGGTGCGTATGGCCGACGGGCTGGACGGCAAGGGCGGGCTGTCGGCCGAGGCGCGGCAGCGCGCGCTGGAATGCCTGGCGGGGGCAGGCCTAGCGCCGCGTCCAGCCCTCGTAGGCCAGCCGCAGGCCGAACAGGGCCAGGCCGGCGCGCGCTGGAATGCCTGGCCCGCTTCGGCCAGCGCATCCGCACCATCCCGCCATACCGGGTGCGCGCGCTGGCCACCAACACCGTGCGCCAGCTGCGCTCGCCGCTGTCGTTCCTGA